One genomic window of Deinococcus aetherius includes the following:
- a CDS encoding C1 family peptidase, whose amino-acid sequence MTGQDVSVEAVRAAIRAAGAGWEAGVTSVSELSPQERRVRLGVRPRPEEGSLDDIVRRGAERLAGERPEAREVGAPAAHDWRNVGGKNFITPVRDQGNCGSCVAFGTAATIEGTARVQGNNPALAIDLSEAQLFYCYGRTQGVTCDTGWMPEHALEFARTKGVTDEAHYPYVARDSGCNVKEGWEGALTKISGSRDLTGKAAEMKEWLATKGPLSACLVVYADFYSYRGGVYRHVTGGQEGGHCVCIVGYDDAAGAWICKNSWNTGFGEGGFFRIAYGECAIDTWRVHAVEGVEDTGWRNGVRVLGLWVSDAERNAWAYLDGIGWRRLAFDNDNVLLSLLTDLAAAKLGKLPANVYVEQGVVRQVYVF is encoded by the coding sequence ATGACGGGTCAGGACGTGAGCGTGGAGGCGGTGCGGGCGGCCATCCGGGCGGCGGGCGCCGGGTGGGAGGCGGGCGTGACGTCGGTCTCGGAGCTGTCCCCGCAGGAGAGGCGGGTGCGGCTGGGGGTGCGGCCCCGACCGGAGGAGGGCTCGCTCGACGACATCGTGCGGCGCGGGGCCGAACGGCTCGCGGGCGAGCGCCCGGAGGCGCGCGAGGTGGGGGCTCCCGCCGCGCACGACTGGCGGAACGTGGGCGGGAAGAACTTCATCACGCCCGTCCGTGACCAGGGAAACTGCGGCTCGTGCGTGGCTTTCGGCACCGCCGCCACCATCGAGGGCACGGCGCGGGTGCAGGGCAACAACCCCGCCCTGGCCATCGACCTCTCGGAGGCGCAGCTCTTCTACTGCTACGGGCGCACCCAGGGGGTCACCTGCGACACGGGCTGGATGCCCGAGCACGCCCTCGAATTCGCCAGGACGAAGGGCGTGACCGACGAGGCTCATTACCCCTACGTGGCGCGCGACTCGGGCTGCAACGTGAAGGAGGGCTGGGAGGGGGCGCTGACGAAGATCAGCGGCTCCCGCGACCTCACCGGCAAGGCCGCGGAGATGAAGGAGTGGCTGGCGACGAAGGGGCCCCTGAGTGCCTGCCTGGTGGTGTACGCGGACTTCTACAGCTACCGGGGCGGCGTGTACCGTCACGTCACCGGCGGGCAGGAGGGCGGCCACTGCGTCTGCATCGTCGGGTACGACGACGCGGCGGGAGCCTGGATCTGCAAGAACTCGTGGAACACCGGCTTCGGCGAGGGCGGCTTCTTCCGCATCGCGTACGGCGAGTGCGCCATAGACACCTGGCGGGTCCACGCGGTCGAGGGCGTCGAGGACACCGGCTGGCGCAACGGCGTCCGGGTCCTCGGGCTGTGGGTCAGCGACGCCGAGCGCAACGCCTGGGCCTACCTCGACGGGATCGGCTGGAGGCGCCTCGCCTTCGACAACGACAACGTCCTGCT
- a CDS encoding apiosidase-like domain-containing protein, translating into MGKEFSPTPSRSGRCRTQEFQARVIRAHGDGGTQHGRRLRPFPPSPRGRLARGWKSHPTGGPSCSRADTGWELFHRLNRDDACTYLQTRARQGFTVVQAVALAEMDGLTVPNARGDLPLVDKDDGGHLEIEVEHAASLGLVVALLRGWGRRVNDEPIFMAESVRRYGTGVRQRCRTTPSSECQPGAGVLHGHAARRGAAGPGSRPGIPPGRRRGSRDARRRHGSAPGPGGPPESTPPPG; encoded by the coding sequence GTGGGCAAGGAATTCAGCCCCACCCCCTCCAGATCGGGAAGATGCCGGACGCAGGAATTTCAAGCACGCGTCATCCGCGCACACGGGGACGGCGGGACACAGCACGGGCGGAGGCTACGACCGTTCCCGCCCTCACCACGGGGACGTCTTGCAAGGGGCTGGAAGTCTCACCCGACGGGCGGCCCTTCCTGCTCCCGGGCCGACACCGGCTGGGAACTGTTTCACCGCCTGAACCGCGACGACGCCTGCACGTACCTCCAGACCCGCGCCCGGCAGGGCTTCACGGTGGTCCAGGCCGTGGCCCTCGCCGAGATGGACGGCCTGACCGTGCCCAACGCCCGGGGTGACCTGCCCCTGGTGGACAAGGACGACGGGGGCCACCTCGAAATCGAGGTGGAGCACGCGGCCTCACTGGGGCTGGTCGTCGCGCTGCTGCGGGGGTGGGGGCGCCGGGTGAACGACGAGCCCATCTTCATGGCCGAGTCGGTCCGCCGCTACGGCACAGGCGTGAGGCAGCGGTGCCGGACCACCCCGTCCTCTGAATGCCAGCCCGGCGCCGGGGTGCTTCACGGGCACGCGGCCCGCCGTGGCGCTGCGGGGCCCGGATCACGGCCGGGTATACCTCCTGGACGACGGCGGGGCAGCCGTGACGCTCGAAGGCGTCATGGTTCAGCCCCAGGACCGGGCGGACCACCCGAATCGACACCTCCGCCGGGGTGA
- a CDS encoding antibiotic biosynthesis monooxygenase family protein, protein MIVEYIRYRVEEGAAGALERAYASARTALDASAHCLGYELSRCVEEPSHYILRIEWDSLTGHLEGFRRSPEFGAFFRDVRPFVGNIEEMRHYEVTAIRRRAGAAPVTFGESGE, encoded by the coding sequence GTGATCGTCGAATACATCCGTTACCGGGTGGAGGAGGGGGCGGCAGGCGCCCTTGAGCGCGCCTACGCGAGCGCCCGCACGGCCCTGGACGCCTCGGCCCACTGCCTGGGGTATGAACTCTCGCGCTGCGTCGAGGAGCCCTCGCACTACATCCTGCGCATCGAGTGGGACTCCCTGACAGGGCACCTGGAGGGGTTTCGCCGCAGCCCGGAGTTCGGGGCCTTTTTCCGGGACGTGAGGCCCTTCGTGGGCAACATCGAGGAGATGCGTCACTACGAGGTCACGGCCATCCGGCGCCGGGCCGGCGCGGCGCCCGTAACTTTCGGGGAGTCGGGGGAATGA
- a CDS encoding ester cyclase, whose translation MTESREATLAPVRRFYEVYNTHDLSLLDGLLASEYVGEVNGQRVVGPEAARGVIGAFLAAFPDIRYEVVDTLVEGRRVVTRWRAAATHLGSFAGLAPSGRRVTMTGVTLFQVEEGHISALWNVWDVHGLLEQLRG comes from the coding sequence GTGACCGAATCCCGAGAGGCGACCCTGGCTCCCGTCCGCCGGTTCTACGAGGTGTACAACACCCACGACCTGAGCCTCCTCGACGGCCTGCTCGCCTCGGAGTACGTGGGGGAGGTCAACGGCCAGCGGGTCGTGGGGCCGGAGGCGGCCAGGGGCGTGATCGGGGCCTTCCTCGCCGCCTTCCCCGACATTCGGTACGAGGTCGTGGACACCCTGGTCGAGGGTCGCCGGGTCGTGACCCGCTGGCGGGCCGCCGCCACCCACCTCGGTTCCTTCGCCGGTCTGGCGCCGAGCGGGCGGCGGGTCACGATGACCGGCGTGACGCTCTTCCAGGTTGAGGAGGGGCACATCTCGGCGCTGTGGAACGTGTGGGACGTTCACGGGCTGCTCGAACAGTTGCGCGGGTAG
- a CDS encoding replication initiator protein A — MEKKRKVKPTAPADIDRFDEANSARLGLICVQERIPSDYTRWDVQFVIDNRDARLTCISPSEYGGVPHGLDGDFATILNVMYLEQGAPEDGEVHTTAYQLLQRAGFPDSGQYYAALQESLDRLKGATYTASESWRDHKRQRWTTVKFNIIEQIMADTQGDTSFGSGTSLKVRLARPVVQSIRERYLKPLDMTFVLSLKRSLTRSLYRVLDAHRYDPQHPHEPAPDFRIQLQQWARECKLRETLPARIKRNLESAHTELLERGYLRAVTYEGTRNDTVIVYEFGDLPATAPAPEPVIEVIPDAPVIDALRRYGVAHTVARKLVQDRGEGHVTARLEKFEAMIRAGYRARNKGALLVDVIRDDEGKYLDPREAQPEQGRAVPSTRRTELARREAEETERLTTAVEREFLALPPDEQAARAVTQVRLFVGRELREDHLRRLLIALQAGELEPYGLYREVMRAASELRLPEFAEQIRGTYGI; from the coding sequence GTGGAGAAGAAACGCAAGGTCAAGCCCACGGCGCCCGCCGACATCGACCGCTTCGATGAGGCCAACTCGGCGCGGCTGGGGCTCATCTGCGTGCAGGAACGCATTCCGAGCGACTACACCCGCTGGGACGTCCAGTTCGTGATCGACAACCGCGACGCCCGGCTGACCTGCATCTCGCCCAGCGAGTACGGGGGTGTGCCGCACGGCCTGGACGGCGATTTCGCCACCATCCTCAACGTGATGTACCTGGAGCAGGGGGCCCCCGAGGACGGCGAGGTCCACACCACGGCCTACCAGCTCCTCCAGCGGGCAGGCTTTCCCGACTCGGGCCAGTACTACGCGGCCTTGCAGGAGAGCCTCGACCGCCTCAAGGGCGCGACGTACACGGCGAGCGAGTCGTGGCGCGACCACAAGCGGCAGCGCTGGACGACCGTGAAGTTCAACATCATCGAGCAGATCATGGCCGACACCCAGGGGGACACTTCCTTCGGGAGCGGCACCAGCCTCAAGGTCCGGCTGGCCCGCCCGGTCGTGCAGAGCATCCGCGAGCGGTACCTCAAGCCGCTCGACATGACCTTCGTGCTCAGCCTCAAGCGCTCGCTGACCCGCAGCCTCTACCGGGTGCTCGACGCCCACCGCTACGACCCCCAGCACCCCCATGAGCCCGCGCCCGACTTCCGCATCCAGCTCCAGCAGTGGGCGCGCGAGTGCAAGCTGCGCGAGACGCTTCCGGCCCGCATCAAGCGCAACCTCGAAAGTGCCCACACCGAACTGCTCGAACGCGGCTACCTGCGCGCGGTGACCTACGAGGGCACCCGCAACGACACCGTGATCGTGTACGAGTTCGGCGACCTGCCCGCCACCGCGCCTGCACCGGAACCCGTCATCGAGGTCATTCCCGACGCCCCCGTGATCGACGCCCTGCGCCGCTACGGGGTGGCTCACACGGTTGCCCGAAAGCTCGTCCAGGACCGGGGCGAGGGACACGTCACCGCGCGGCTGGAGAAGTTCGAGGCCATGATCCGCGCCGGGTACCGCGCCCGCAACAAGGGTGCCCTCCTCGTGGACGTGATCCGCGACGACGAGGGGAAGTACCTGGACCCCAGGGAGGCCCAGCCCGAGCAAGGGCGCGCCGTCCCCTCCACCCGCCGCACCGAACTCGCCCGCCGCGAGGCGGAGGAGACCGAGCGCCTCACCACGGCGGTGGAACGTGAATTTTTGGCCCTGCCCCCGGACGAGCAGGCCGCCCGCGCGGTCACGCAGGTGCGGCTGTTCGTGGGGCGCGAACTGCGAGAAGACCACCTCCGTCGGCTGCTGATCGCCCTCCAGGCGGGTGAGCTAGAACCCTACGGCCTCTACCGCGAGGTCATGCGCGCCGCCTCCGAACTGCGCCTGCCGGAATTCGCCGAACAGATTCGGGGCACCTACGGCATCTGA
- a CDS encoding Rad52/Rad22 family DNA repair protein produces MSYLKVKEQLAAPFPARRVSWKPQAFSRDRSSALMVAFIDARAVMERLDAVCPGDWAFDVKLFPGTPPTARGRLTVLSLTRSDVGEAGEGEAGTLKAAASDALKRCAVHFGVGRYLYDLPATWVPWDEARRAPVTPLKLPDWALPEEERMVGASHILGALDALRSGLPRDLGQLREVYRHVRAALDAAERST; encoded by the coding sequence GTGTCCTACCTGAAGGTCAAGGAGCAACTGGCCGCCCCCTTCCCGGCCCGGCGCGTCTCGTGGAAGCCTCAGGCGTTCAGCCGGGACCGCTCCTCGGCGCTGATGGTGGCCTTCATCGATGCCCGGGCGGTCATGGAGCGCCTGGACGCCGTGTGCCCGGGCGACTGGGCCTTCGACGTGAAGCTCTTCCCCGGCACCCCGCCCACCGCCCGGGGCCGCCTGACCGTCCTGAGCCTGACCCGCAGCGACGTGGGCGAGGCGGGCGAGGGCGAGGCGGGGACCCTCAAGGCCGCAGCGAGCGACGCCCTCAAACGCTGCGCGGTGCACTTCGGGGTGGGCCGCTACCTCTACGACCTTCCCGCCACCTGGGTCCCCTGGGACGAGGCCCGCCGCGCGCCCGTCACCCCGCTGAAGCTCCCCGACTGGGCCCTCCCCGAGGAGGAGCGCATGGTCGGCGCCTCCCACATCCTCGGCGCCCTCGACGCCCTGCGCTCCGGCCTCCCGCGCGACCTCGGTCAACTGCGCGAGGTCTACCGCCACGTCAGGGCGGCCCTCGACGCGGCGGAGCGGTCCACATAA
- a CDS encoding aldo/keto reductase, whose translation MNQRFLGRTGLSVSELCLGAMTFGRETSEEGSRRLLDRFVAAGGNFIDTANVYGRGESERILGGWLGEQRREDLVIASKVRWPMGDGPNDQGLGRGHVLRQIEDSLRRLKTDYLDLYQVHGWDPATPLEETLATLNTLVARGLVRYIGVSNFSGWQLQRSLDLSRALGLEPFVSLQPQYNLLCRSTEWELLEVCRVEGLGVLPWSPLKGGWLTGKYTRGMSAPPPGTRVDAAEREGWSESWTNLNNEHTWRVIDALLAVAGRLERTPAQVALRWLLQKPVVTSPIIGARTAEQLEGHLGALGWELPEDAMRELDEASDLPLPYPYDFVRNGILSRERRG comes from the coding sequence ATGAACCAGCGTTTCCTGGGCCGCACCGGCCTCTCCGTCAGCGAGCTGTGCCTGGGGGCCATGACCTTCGGGCGCGAGACCTCCGAGGAAGGCAGCCGCCGCCTGCTCGACCGCTTCGTCGCCGCCGGGGGCAACTTCATCGACACCGCCAACGTCTATGGGCGGGGCGAGTCCGAGCGCATCCTGGGCGGGTGGCTGGGGGAGCAGAGGCGGGAAGACCTCGTGATCGCCAGCAAGGTCCGGTGGCCGATGGGCGACGGGCCCAACGACCAGGGGCTCGGGCGCGGGCATGTCCTGCGGCAGATCGAGGACAGCCTGCGGCGGCTGAAGACCGACTACCTCGACCTCTACCAGGTCCACGGCTGGGACCCCGCCACGCCGCTTGAGGAAACGCTCGCCACCCTGAACACCCTCGTGGCGCGGGGGCTGGTGCGGTACATCGGCGTGAGCAACTTCAGCGGATGGCAACTGCAACGCTCGCTCGACCTCAGCCGGGCGCTGGGCCTGGAACCCTTCGTCAGCCTGCAACCCCAGTACAACCTCCTGTGTCGCTCGACGGAGTGGGAACTGCTGGAGGTGTGCCGGGTCGAGGGGCTGGGGGTGCTGCCGTGGAGCCCCCTCAAGGGCGGCTGGCTGACGGGCAAGTACACGCGTGGGATGAGCGCCCCGCCGCCCGGGACCCGGGTGGACGCCGCCGAGCGGGAGGGCTGGAGCGAGTCGTGGACGAACCTGAACAATGAGCACACCTGGCGGGTCATCGACGCCCTGCTGGCGGTGGCCGGGCGACTGGAGCGCACTCCAGCGCAGGTGGCGCTCCGCTGGCTGCTGCAAAAACCTGTCGTCACGTCGCCGATCATCGGGGCGCGGACTGCGGAGCAACTGGAGGGGCACCTGGGGGCGCTGGGCTGGGAGCTGCCCGAGGACGCCATGCGGGAACTCGACGAGGCGAGCGACCTCCCTCTCCCCTACCCCTACGACTTCGTGCGCAACGGGATTCTCAGCCGGGAGCGCCGGGGGTAG
- a CDS encoding aldo/keto reductase, producing the protein MTDAFEHVRLRGGGVSLPRLGFGTAPLGGLYTEVPDGQARAVLDAAWNAGLRYFDTAPWYGYGLAEERLGEALRGREGYVLSSKVGRVLRADIPPHSSQFGPDGTPGFKTSSPLNVEYDYSYDGFLRSFEDSLRRLGVERLDILFIHDPDAVGVSVGEIMRGGYRALHELREQGLVGAIGAGMNQWEMPAEFLREGDFDVFLLAGRYTLLEQESLREFLPLCEERGAKVVIGGVYNSGLLAGPGPGAPYNYAPAPPEVLARAQAIEAVCSRHGIPLKAAALQFPLAHPAVASVLVAGRVPEHLEENLRLLRAPIPPELWEDLKAGGLLAPDAPTPGAPG; encoded by the coding sequence ATGACCGACGCGTTCGAGCACGTCCGCCTGCGGGGCGGTGGGGTGTCGCTGCCCCGCCTGGGTTTCGGCACGGCGCCCCTGGGCGGGCTGTACACGGAGGTGCCCGACGGGCAGGCCCGCGCCGTCCTCGACGCGGCGTGGAACGCGGGCCTGCGGTACTTCGACACCGCCCCCTGGTACGGCTACGGCCTCGCCGAGGAGCGGCTGGGCGAGGCGCTGCGGGGACGGGAGGGGTACGTGCTCTCCTCCAAGGTGGGGCGGGTGCTTCGGGCGGACATTCCCCCGCACTCCAGCCAGTTCGGCCCGGACGGCACGCCGGGGTTCAAGACCTCCTCGCCCCTCAACGTCGAGTACGACTACTCGTACGACGGCTTTCTGCGCTCCTTCGAGGACAGCCTGCGGAGGCTGGGGGTGGAACGCCTCGATATCCTCTTCATCCACGACCCGGACGCCGTCGGCGTGAGCGTGGGCGAGATCATGCGGGGAGGCTACCGGGCCCTGCACGAGCTGCGCGAGCAGGGGCTCGTCGGCGCCATCGGGGCGGGCATGAACCAGTGGGAGATGCCCGCCGAATTTCTTCGGGAGGGCGACTTCGACGTGTTCCTCCTCGCGGGGCGATACACGCTGCTCGAACAGGAGTCCTTGCGGGAGTTCCTGCCCCTGTGCGAGGAGCGAGGCGCGAAGGTGGTGATCGGCGGCGTGTACAACAGCGGCCTGCTCGCGGGTCCGGGGCCCGGAGCGCCCTACAACTACGCCCCCGCGCCGCCCGAAGTTCTCGCCCGCGCCCAGGCTATCGAGGCGGTGTGCTCACGGCACGGAATCCCCCTCAAGGCCGCCGCCCTGCAATTTCCGCTCGCCCACCCGGCGGTCGCGTCCGTGCTCGTGGCGGGCCGCGTGCCGGAGCATCTGGAGGAGAACCTGCGCCTGCTGCGGGCTCCCATTCCGCCCGAGCTGTGGGAGGACCTCAAGGCCGGGGGTCTGCTGGCCCCGGACGCGCCTACCCCCGGCGCTCCCGGCTGA
- a CDS encoding MFS transporter: MSLPSARSSASTPPHAPRTLDAGLLLVVLAVAFESMAVGTVLPRVAEDLRGLPLYGWASSAFLLSSLFGAVAFGALSDRRGLARGAALCLAVFALGLLVAGLAPSMLVFVLGRLVQGFGAGGLGALPFAVISTRYPEASRAPMLAAVSGAWLLPALVGPLVASLIADAWSWRAVFWGLIPALALVAPLCVLPLRGGERAAPGTAERPLLWPALGLTLAAGALVEGLRREDALSLPLTLLGVAGVLLASRPLFPAGMWRLAPGLPAMLMVRGWAAFGLLGANAFLPLALHELRGLSLTQAGWLLSVGGATWTLGSWAQAGLERRLGPGSRPARIRLGMVGVSVGLLVTALAALGELPLGAAYAGWFVAAFGMGVGYNSNSLLALLSVGADASGRLSGQLANIEVLMTAVAAGVGGALLARAQPLSRAFALAFLVTLLGSLVTWVAAARVGKRGG, from the coding sequence GTGTCCCTGCCGTCCGCGCGTTCGTCCGCCTCCACCCCTCCCCACGCGCCGCGCACCCTCGACGCGGGCCTGCTGCTGGTGGTCCTCGCCGTCGCCTTCGAGTCGATGGCGGTGGGGACCGTCCTGCCGCGCGTCGCGGAGGACCTGCGGGGCCTTCCCCTGTACGGTTGGGCGTCGAGCGCGTTTTTGCTCTCCAGCCTGTTCGGCGCGGTGGCGTTCGGGGCCCTGTCCGACCGCCGGGGGCTGGCCCGGGGAGCCGCGCTCTGCCTGGCGGTGTTCGCGCTCGGGCTGCTCGTCGCGGGGCTCGCCCCGTCCATGCTCGTCTTCGTGCTCGGGCGGCTCGTGCAGGGCTTCGGGGCGGGGGGACTGGGCGCCCTCCCCTTCGCGGTGATCAGCACCCGCTACCCGGAGGCGAGCCGCGCCCCCATGCTCGCCGCCGTCTCGGGCGCGTGGCTGCTGCCCGCCCTCGTCGGGCCCCTGGTCGCCAGCCTGATCGCGGACGCGTGGTCGTGGCGGGCGGTGTTCTGGGGGCTGATCCCGGCCCTCGCCCTCGTCGCGCCGCTGTGCGTGCTGCCGCTGCGGGGCGGGGAGCGGGCGGCGCCGGGAACGGCGGAGCGGCCCCTCCTGTGGCCCGCCCTGGGCCTGACCCTCGCGGCGGGGGCGCTGGTGGAGGGGCTGCGCCGCGAGGATGCGCTGTCCCTGCCCCTCACCCTGCTGGGTGTGGCCGGGGTGCTGCTCGCCTCGCGCCCGCTCTTCCCGGCGGGGATGTGGCGCCTCGCCCCCGGGCTCCCGGCCATGCTGATGGTGCGGGGCTGGGCCGCTTTCGGCCTGCTGGGAGCCAACGCCTTCCTGCCGCTCGCCCTGCACGAGTTGCGCGGCCTGAGCCTCACCCAGGCGGGGTGGCTCCTGAGCGTGGGGGGCGCGACGTGGACCCTGGGCTCGTGGGCGCAGGCGGGCCTGGAGCGGCGCCTGGGCCCGGGGTCGCGCCCGGCGCGGATTCGCCTCGGGATGGTGGGGGTGTCGGTCGGCCTGCTCGTCACGGCGCTGGCGGCGCTGGGGGAGTTACCGCTCGGGGCCGCCTACGCGGGGTGGTTCGTGGCCGCCTTCGGGATGGGCGTGGGGTACAACAGCAACAGCCTGCTCGCCCTATTGAGCGTCGGGGCTGACGCCTCGGGACGGCTCTCCGGCCAGCTGGCGAATATCGAGGTCCTGATGACGGCGGTGGCGGCGGGGGTGGGAGGGGCGCTGCTCGCCCGGGCCCAGCCGCTGAGCCGGGCCTTCGCCCTCGCCTTCCTCGTCACCCTGCTGGGGTCCCTCGTCACCTGGGTCGCGGCGGCGCGGGTGGGGAAACGGGGGGGCTGA
- a CDS encoding CPBP family glutamic-type intramembrane protease, whose product MTLLVWLGWGLVERGRGRPGAGVMWGAVVFSAVLFGVGHLGAAGLVTDLTPAFVARTILLNALVGVAFGWLYWRRNPETAMLAHASWHMTVTLLSRPV is encoded by the coding sequence ATGACGTTGCTCGTCTGGCTGGGCTGGGGCCTGGTGGAACGCGGGCGGGGTCGCCCGGGAGCGGGGGTGATGTGGGGGGCAGTGGTTTTCTCCGCCGTGCTCTTCGGGGTCGGGCACCTCGGGGCGGCGGGGCTGGTGACCGACCTGACGCCCGCCTTCGTGGCGCGTACCATCCTGCTCAACGCCCTCGTCGGGGTGGCGTTCGGCTGGCTGTACTGGCGCCGCAACCCGGAGACGGCGATGCTTGCGCACGCCTCGTGGCACATGACCGTCACGCTGCTGAGTCGGCCGGTGTGA
- a CDS encoding branched-chain amino acid aminotransferase, with product MSRPNIDWTTLGFSYLRTDLRFLSHWRDGAWDEGVLTGDNCLHISEGSAALHYGQQCFEGLKAYRCRDGSVNLFRPDRNAARLQRSCARLLMPTIPTERFLDACRQVVLANLDYLPPYGSGGALYLRPFVIGVGDNLGVHSAPEFLFSVFCVPVGAYFKGGLTPTNFVVSRYDRAAPNGTGAAKVGGNYAASLLPGREARERGFGDCIYLDPETHTRIEEVGSANFFGITRDGHFVTPRSPSILPGVTRDSLLSLARERLGLEVEERDVFVDRLDEFVEAGACGTAAVITPIGGIQNGDRFHVFHSETEVGPVTRRLYDELTGIQSGDVEAPGGWIVKVE from the coding sequence ATGAGCCGCCCGAACATCGACTGGACGACGCTGGGCTTCAGCTACCTCAGGACCGATCTGCGGTTCCTCTCCCACTGGCGGGACGGCGCGTGGGACGAGGGCGTGCTCACGGGGGACAACTGCCTCCACATCAGCGAGGGCTCGGCCGCCCTGCACTACGGCCAGCAGTGCTTCGAGGGGCTCAAGGCCTACCGTTGCCGCGACGGCTCGGTCAACCTCTTCCGCCCTGACCGGAACGCGGCAAGACTTCAGCGCAGTTGCGCCCGCTTGCTGATGCCCACCATTCCGACCGAACGCTTTCTCGACGCCTGCCGCCAGGTCGTGCTCGCCAACCTCGACTATCTCCCGCCCTACGGCTCGGGCGGGGCCCTCTACCTGCGGCCCTTCGTGATCGGCGTCGGTGACAACCTCGGCGTCCACAGCGCGCCCGAATTCCTCTTCTCGGTCTTCTGCGTGCCGGTGGGCGCTTACTTCAAGGGCGGCCTGACCCCCACCAACTTCGTCGTCTCGCGCTACGACCGCGCCGCTCCCAACGGCACCGGGGCCGCCAAGGTGGGCGGCAACTACGCGGCGAGCCTCCTCCCCGGCCGCGAGGCGCGGGAGCGCGGCTTCGGCGACTGCATCTACCTCGACCCCGAGACTCACACCCGGATCGAGGAGGTCGGCTCGGCCAACTTCTTCGGTATCACCCGGGACGGGCACTTCGTCACCCCGCGCTCGCCCTCGATCCTCCCCGGCGTCACCCGAGATTCCCTGCTGTCCCTGGCGAGGGAGCGCCTGGGCCTGGAGGTGGAGGAGCGGGACGTGTTCGTCGACCGGCTGGACGAGTTCGTGGAGGCTGGGGCCTGCGGGACCGCCGCCGTGATCACCCCCATCGGCGGCATCCAGAACGGCGACCGCTTCCACGTCTTCCACAGCGAGACCGAGGTGGGGCCGGTCACCCGGCGCCTGTACGACGAGCTGACGGGCATCCAGTCCGGGGATGTCGAGGCGCCGGGGGGGTGGATCGTCAAGGTGGAGTGA
- a CDS encoding MFS transporter has product MPVPADSSNRAVLRLPEFRALLLATLCSTLAGRAVALTVAYQLYQLTKNPLTLGILGLVEAIPALSLALFGGVVADRNDRRRILLTTTTVELGCALLFAGYALLGAGSGVWPILALIFCLGLARGFSDPALPAFEAQVVPRDLLLRASAWQASVWQAAAIAGPALGGVLYAVLGAGGAYLFAAALFGVALLCVALIRPKPRPRFIPGEPVWHSIKEGLAFVLRRQVLVGSMALDLFSVLFGGAVALLPVFASDILRVGPQGLGILVAAPSVGALAVMLYATNRPPGRNAGRTLLAAVAGFGVCMIVFGLSRNLALSVAALVLAGLFDGISMVIRRATLRLKAPDHLRGRVSAVSSMFIGASNELGAFESGVAASLLGTARSVWLGGLVTLLVVGVTAYLAPELRAMNLDDVGEGEGRAVALDAAVSEPT; this is encoded by the coding sequence ATGCCCGTTCCCGCCGACTCCTCCAACCGGGCCGTCCTGCGGCTGCCCGAGTTTCGCGCGCTCCTGCTGGCGACCCTGTGCAGCACTTTGGCAGGCCGCGCCGTGGCCCTCACCGTGGCGTACCAGCTCTATCAACTCACGAAGAACCCGCTCACCCTGGGCATCCTGGGGCTTGTCGAGGCGATCCCCGCGCTGAGCCTGGCCCTCTTCGGGGGCGTGGTGGCCGACCGCAACGACCGGCGCCGCATCCTGCTCACGACGACCACCGTCGAACTCGGGTGTGCGCTGCTCTTCGCCGGGTACGCGCTGCTGGGGGCGGGGAGCGGCGTGTGGCCCATCCTGGCCCTGATCTTCTGCCTGGGGCTGGCGCGCGGCTTTTCCGACCCGGCCCTCCCGGCCTTCGAGGCCCAGGTCGTGCCGCGTGACCTCCTGCTGCGGGCCTCGGCGTGGCAGGCGAGCGTGTGGCAGGCGGCGGCCATTGCGGGCCCAGCGCTCGGCGGGGTGCTGTACGCCGTGCTGGGGGCCGGGGGCGCGTACCTCTTCGCCGCCGCGCTGTTCGGCGTGGCGCTCCTCTGCGTGGCCTTGATCCGGCCCAAGCCCAGACCCCGGTTCATCCCCGGCGAGCCCGTGTGGCACAGCATCAAGGAGGGGCTCGCCTTCGTCCTGCGGCGACAGGTTCTCGTGGGAAGCATGGCCCTCGACCTCTTCAGCGTGCTGTTCGGGGGGGCGGTGGCGCTGCTGCCGGTGTTCGCCTCGGACATCCTGCGGGTCGGTCCGCAGGGGCTGGGAATCCTGGTGGCCGCGCCCAGCGTCGGCGCGCTGGCGGTGATGTTGTACGCGACCAACCGCCCCCCGGGCCGTAATGCCGGGCGGACTCTGCTCGCCGCCGTGGCGGGTTTCGGGGTGTGCATGATCGTCTTCGGGCTCTCCAGAAACCTCGCCCTCAGCGTGGCGGCGCTCGTGCTCGCGGGCCTCTTCGACGGCATCAGCATGGTGATCCGCCGCGCGACGCTGCGTCTCAAGGCCCCCGATCACCTGCGCGGGCGTGTCAGCGCCGTCAGCAGCATGTTCATCGGCGCGAGCAACGAACTCGGCGCCTTCGAGAGCGGGGTGGCGGCCAGCCTGCTCGGCACGGCCCGCAGCGTGTGGCTGGGCGGCCTCGTCACGCTGCTCGTGGTGGGAGTGACCGCCTACCTGGCTCCGGAACTGCGGGCGATGAACCTCGACGACGTGGGCGAGGGGGAGGGACGCGCGGTGGCCCTCGACGCGGCCGTCAGCGAGCCGACCTGA